The following proteins are encoded in a genomic region of Cataglyphis hispanica isolate Lineage 1 chromosome 1, ULB_Chis1_1.0, whole genome shotgun sequence:
- the LOC126853972 gene encoding F-box only protein 9 isoform X2 → MNHCSESSNDLDEGDEEASSLQDGANIEDALTSFREQWQRELTISPKRDVPRTYSPKQPSIEVANDEASIENRAKNLFLKGIEHEQSRKFYEAIQFYKRAVQLVPDIEVRLYESTKAKTRDRFDADDNLDTLDNDFSTSNDSENYNGADEEETDLFLKLSKIVNCNQCVCFPKFEQSTTHISALPMEIVLYILRWVVSSDLDFRSLEMFSRVCRGFYISARDAEIWRLACVRVWGVKCGTCESKYQSWRDMYLQRPRLRYNGCYINKTSYIRDGENNFQDRFYRPWHLVEYFRYLRFFPEGRVLMLTSTDDAQICVNSLRNRIPRNTSVLIGHYRLHNNYVTLVLKRQETKGINFAYKRKKREQIHDSGEQTFHIEFEIQNHHRRINSQLKWISYSIFTKYKNGQEAKICLKEPSVREFRASPIGGRYPPLKFSREKNSELLQMV, encoded by the exons ATG AACCACTGCAGTGAATCTAGCAATGACTTGGATGAAGGCGATGAAGAGGCGTCTTCTTTGCAAGATGGAGCAAACATTGAGGATGCCTTAACGTCTTTCAGGGAACAGTGGCAGCGAGAGTTGACAATATCACCTAAGCGTGATGTACCAAGGACATATTCACCAAAACAGCCTAGTATCGAGGTCGCAAACGACGAAGCCTCTATTGAAAACAGG gcaaagaatttatttctcaaaggTATTGAACATGAACAAAGTAGAAAGTTTTACGAGGCAATCCAGTTTTATAAGCGTGCTGTACAATTGGTTCCTGATATCGAAGTTCGTTTATATGAATCAACCAAAGCGAAAACAAGAGACAGATTTGATGCTGATGACAACCTTGATACATTAGACAATGATTTTTCAACTAGCAATGACAGCGAAAATTATAACGGAGCTGATGAAGAAGAAACTGACTTGTTTTTGAAATTgtctaaaattgtaaattgcaaTCAATGTGTATGTTTTCCAAAATTTGAACAAAGT aCAACACATATATCTGCTTTGCCAATGGAAATAGTGCTTTACATTCTAAGATGGGTTGTATCCTCTGATCTAGATTTCCGGTCGTTAGAAATGTTTTCGAGAGTATGTCGTGGGTTTTACATATCTGCGCGAGACGCGGAAATCTGGCGATTAGCTTGCGTTag AGTATGGGGGGTGAAGTGTGGTACTTGTGAGTCGAAATACCAGTCATGGAGAGATATGTATTTGCAACGGCCTAGATTAAGATACAACGGatgttacattaataaaacaagttATATTCGTGatggagaaaataattttcaagatcgTTTTTATAGACCATGGCATCTCGTTGAATATTTCCGGTACCTGAG ATTTTTTCCTGAAGGAAGAGTTTTGATGTTGACATCAACTGATGATGCtcaaatttgtgtaaattccTTGCGAAATCGTATACCGCGCAATACATCAGTTCTGATTGGTCACTATAGATTACacaataattatgttacaCTGGTGCTGAAAAGGCAAGAAACTAAAGGAATTAATTTTGCctataaacgaaaaaaaagagaacaaatACATGATAGTGGTGAACAAACGTTTCATATT GAATTCGAGATACAGAATCATCACAGAAGAATAAATTCCCAATTAAAGTGGATCAGTTATAGTATTTtcacgaaatataaaaatggacaagaagcaaaaatttgtttgaagGAACCATCTGTAAGAGAATTTAGAGCGTCGCCGATCGGCGGCAGATATCCACCTCTTAAATTTAGCAGG GAAAAAAATAGTGAATTGCTGCAAATGGTATAA
- the LOC126853972 gene encoding F-box only protein 9 isoform X1, giving the protein MNHCSESSNDLDEGDEEASSLQDGANIEDALTSFREQWQRELTISPKRDVPRTYSPKQPSIEVANDEASIENRAKNLFLKGIEHEQSRKFYEAIQFYKRAVQLVPDIEVRLYESTKAKTRDRFDADDNLDTLDNDFSTSNDSENYNGADEEETDLFLKLSKIVNCNQCVCFPKFEQSTTHISALPMEIVLYILRWVVSSDLDFRSLEMFSRVCRGFYISARDAEIWRLACVRVWGVKCGTCESKYQSWRDMYLQRPRLRYNGCYINKTSYIRDGENNFQDRFYRPWHLVEYFRYLRFFPEGRVLMLTSTDDAQICVNSLRNRIPRNTSVLIGHYRLHNNYVTLVLKRQETKGINFAYKRKKREQIHDSGEQTFHIEFEIQNHHRRINSQLKWISYSIFTKYKNGQEAKICLKEPSVREFRASPIGGRYPPLKFSRVKSYTQESEAPLQ; this is encoded by the exons ATG AACCACTGCAGTGAATCTAGCAATGACTTGGATGAAGGCGATGAAGAGGCGTCTTCTTTGCAAGATGGAGCAAACATTGAGGATGCCTTAACGTCTTTCAGGGAACAGTGGCAGCGAGAGTTGACAATATCACCTAAGCGTGATGTACCAAGGACATATTCACCAAAACAGCCTAGTATCGAGGTCGCAAACGACGAAGCCTCTATTGAAAACAGG gcaaagaatttatttctcaaaggTATTGAACATGAACAAAGTAGAAAGTTTTACGAGGCAATCCAGTTTTATAAGCGTGCTGTACAATTGGTTCCTGATATCGAAGTTCGTTTATATGAATCAACCAAAGCGAAAACAAGAGACAGATTTGATGCTGATGACAACCTTGATACATTAGACAATGATTTTTCAACTAGCAATGACAGCGAAAATTATAACGGAGCTGATGAAGAAGAAACTGACTTGTTTTTGAAATTgtctaaaattgtaaattgcaaTCAATGTGTATGTTTTCCAAAATTTGAACAAAGT aCAACACATATATCTGCTTTGCCAATGGAAATAGTGCTTTACATTCTAAGATGGGTTGTATCCTCTGATCTAGATTTCCGGTCGTTAGAAATGTTTTCGAGAGTATGTCGTGGGTTTTACATATCTGCGCGAGACGCGGAAATCTGGCGATTAGCTTGCGTTag AGTATGGGGGGTGAAGTGTGGTACTTGTGAGTCGAAATACCAGTCATGGAGAGATATGTATTTGCAACGGCCTAGATTAAGATACAACGGatgttacattaataaaacaagttATATTCGTGatggagaaaataattttcaagatcgTTTTTATAGACCATGGCATCTCGTTGAATATTTCCGGTACCTGAG ATTTTTTCCTGAAGGAAGAGTTTTGATGTTGACATCAACTGATGATGCtcaaatttgtgtaaattccTTGCGAAATCGTATACCGCGCAATACATCAGTTCTGATTGGTCACTATAGATTACacaataattatgttacaCTGGTGCTGAAAAGGCAAGAAACTAAAGGAATTAATTTTGCctataaacgaaaaaaaagagaacaaatACATGATAGTGGTGAACAAACGTTTCATATT GAATTCGAGATACAGAATCATCACAGAAGAATAAATTCCCAATTAAAGTGGATCAGTTATAGTATTTtcacgaaatataaaaatggacaagaagcaaaaatttgtttgaagGAACCATCTGTAAGAGAATTTAGAGCGTCGCCGATCGGCGGCAGATATCCACCTCTTAAATTTAGCAGGGTAAAGAGTTACACTCAGGAAAGCGAAGCTCCATTGCAATAA